A region of Subdoligranulum variabile DNA encodes the following proteins:
- a CDS encoding DegV family protein produces MENYVLFSESTCDLTPELVQEMDIQILPMTFTLDGQSYRNYPDNREMSPKTFYDKLRNGSMSTTSQVAITDYEDAFTPFLEQGKDILYLAFSSGLSGTYQASKVAIEELQEKFPDRRIVSIDSLQASMGEGLFAYTLAMMRKNGASMEEVIAFATENTQRFCAWFTVSDLMFLKRGGRLSGAAAVAGTLLGIKPVLHVDPEGHLIAMEKVRGRRASLDALVKHFAASADKNYSEMTVFVSHGDCLEDCQYVVDKIKAYGVKRVCIGDIGPVIGAHSGPGTVALFFLGGPR; encoded by the coding sequence ATGGAAAACTACGTTCTGTTCAGCGAATCCACCTGTGACCTGACCCCTGAACTCGTGCAGGAAATGGATATTCAGATACTGCCCATGACCTTCACGCTGGATGGTCAGAGCTACCGCAACTATCCCGACAACCGGGAGATGAGTCCCAAGACTTTCTACGACAAGCTGCGCAACGGCAGCATGTCCACCACCAGCCAGGTGGCCATCACCGACTATGAGGATGCCTTCACCCCCTTCCTGGAACAGGGCAAGGACATCCTGTATCTTGCCTTCTCCAGCGGCCTTTCGGGTACCTATCAGGCCAGCAAGGTGGCCATCGAGGAACTGCAGGAAAAGTTCCCCGACCGCAGGATCGTGAGCATCGACAGTCTGCAGGCCAGCATGGGGGAAGGCCTGTTCGCCTACACCCTGGCCATGATGCGCAAGAACGGCGCCTCCATGGAGGAGGTCATCGCCTTTGCCACCGAGAACACCCAGCGGTTCTGCGCCTGGTTCACCGTCAGTGACCTGATGTTCCTCAAGCGCGGCGGCCGTCTGAGCGGTGCCGCCGCCGTGGCGGGCACCCTGCTGGGCATCAAGCCGGTGCTCCATGTGGACCCCGAAGGCCATCTGATCGCCATGGAGAAGGTCCGCGGCCGCCGGGCCAGCCTGGACGCCCTGGTCAAACACTTTGCCGCCTCCGCCGACAAGAACTACAGCGAGATGACGGTCTTTGTGAGCCATGGCGACTGCCTGGAGGACTGCCAGTACGTGGTGGACAAGATCAAGGCCTACGGCGTCAAGCGGGTCTGCATCGGCGACATCGGCCCCGTTATCGGCGCGCACAGCGGCCCCGGCACGGTAGCCCTCTTCTTCCTGGGCGGCCCCCGCTGA
- a CDS encoding nucleotidyltransferase family protein — MIHLIYLAAGASRRFGADKLLADYHGKPLFRHGLETLAAACAGRQDADLTVVTNTPAIAEAARTLGGRAVASPRSVLGQSCSIRAGLDAVEPLGAGDFLLFAVADQPRLRRDTVTRFLALAVPGTWAATAACGDRVGNPGLFCAELVPALRALQGDKGGRAVLNRWPQRLLRVECLPEELQDIDTPADL, encoded by the coding sequence ATGATCCATCTGATCTATCTGGCGGCGGGGGCGTCCCGCCGCTTCGGGGCCGACAAGCTGCTGGCGGACTATCACGGCAAACCGCTGTTCCGCCATGGACTGGAGACGCTGGCGGCTGCCTGTGCCGGCCGGCAGGACGCCGACCTCACGGTGGTGACCAACACCCCGGCCATCGCCGAAGCGGCCCGGACGCTGGGCGGACGGGCGGTGGCCAGCCCTCGGAGTGTGCTCGGGCAGAGCTGCAGCATCCGGGCCGGGCTGGACGCGGTGGAACCGCTGGGGGCGGGGGACTTCCTGCTCTTTGCGGTGGCCGATCAGCCCCGGCTGCGCCGGGACACCGTGACCCGCTTTCTGGCGCTGGCAGTGCCCGGTACCTGGGCAGCCACGGCGGCCTGCGGCGACCGGGTGGGCAACCCCGGCCTGTTCTGTGCCGAACTGGTCCCCGCCCTGCGGGCTTTGCAGGGGGACAAGGGCGGCCGGGCAGTGCTGAACCGCTGGCCCCAACGACTGCTCCGGGTGGAATGCCTGCCCGAGGAACTGCAGGATATCGACACCCCCGCCGACCTTTGA
- a CDS encoding xanthine dehydrogenase family protein molybdopterin-binding subunit, producing MPATRQRRETDVAELKTVGKPLRKKDAMNLLLGKPAFVEDVTPRDCLVVKVLRSPHAHARIRSINTAVAMKVPGMVAIYTWQDVPRNRYTNAGQTYPEPSPHDRLILDQRVRFVGDAVAILAGETEKAVDKAMKLIKVDYEVLPAVLDPHTAKDNPVLVHPEEDWEALCPVGADNHRNLVASETCGQGDVEAVLAHCDVVVDHVWHTKACQQAMMETFRTYTEIDPYGRLHVVSSTQIVFHVRRILSIALGIPKSKIHVEKPRIGGGFGAKQTSVSEVYPAFVTWKTGRAARIIYTREECQIAGSPRHEMEVHVKLGADKNGKIRAMDVYTLSNSGAYSEHGPTTVGLSGHKSIPLYTGSLEAFRFAYDVVYTNVQAAGAYRGYGATQGIFAVESAVNELAGKLGIDPVQLREQNMVREGMIMPAYYNEPANACALDRCMARCKEIFHWDEKFPVRDMGNGKVRAAGVAMAMQGSGISGVDVGSATVKLSDDGSYNLIIGAADMGTGCDTILAQMVAECMDCDLDNVAVFGADSDASPYDSGSYASSTTYVTGKAVEKACEQLKGQLCTLAAESLHCDPAALEFTGKAVRRCDGTGEISLADLAIKSQCSNNTAVQATATHSSPVSPPPFMVGMAEIELDKETGSVTVLDYKAVVDCGTPINPNLARVQTEGGIVQGIGMALFENVTYSDKGRILENSLMQYKIPTRLDMGHLQVEFESSYEPTGPFGAKSIGEIVINTPSPAIAHAIYRATGLWFRELPITPEKILMGLRAKAQ from the coding sequence ATGCCCGCAACCAGGCAAAGGAGGGAAACTGACGTGGCTGAACTGAAAACCGTGGGCAAGCCCCTGCGCAAAAAGGATGCCATGAATCTTTTGCTGGGCAAGCCCGCCTTTGTGGAGGATGTGACTCCCCGGGACTGCCTGGTGGTCAAGGTGCTGCGCAGCCCCCATGCCCATGCGCGGATCCGTTCCATCAACACCGCCGTTGCCATGAAAGTGCCCGGCATGGTGGCCATCTACACCTGGCAGGATGTGCCCCGCAACCGCTACACCAACGCGGGGCAGACCTATCCCGAGCCGTCCCCCCACGACCGGCTGATCCTGGATCAGCGGGTGCGCTTTGTGGGGGACGCGGTGGCGATTCTCGCCGGCGAGACCGAGAAGGCCGTGGACAAGGCCATGAAGCTCATCAAGGTGGATTACGAGGTGCTGCCCGCGGTGCTGGATCCCCACACCGCCAAGGACAACCCGGTGCTGGTCCATCCCGAGGAGGACTGGGAGGCCCTCTGCCCGGTGGGGGCCGACAATCACCGCAACCTGGTGGCCAGTGAGACCTGCGGCCAGGGAGACGTGGAGGCCGTACTGGCCCACTGCGACGTGGTGGTGGACCATGTGTGGCACACCAAAGCCTGCCAGCAGGCCATGATGGAGACCTTCCGCACCTACACCGAGATCGACCCCTACGGGCGGCTGCATGTGGTCAGCTCCACCCAGATCGTCTTCCATGTGCGGCGGATCCTTTCCATTGCCCTGGGCATCCCCAAATCCAAGATCCATGTGGAGAAGCCCCGCATCGGCGGCGGCTTCGGCGCCAAGCAGACCTCGGTGTCGGAGGTCTACCCGGCCTTTGTGACCTGGAAGACCGGCCGCGCCGCCCGGATCATCTATACCCGGGAGGAATGCCAGATCGCCGGCAGTCCCCGGCACGAGATGGAAGTCCATGTCAAGCTGGGGGCCGATAAAAACGGTAAAATCCGTGCCATGGACGTTTACACCCTGTCCAACTCCGGCGCCTACAGCGAGCACGGTCCCACCACGGTGGGCCTGTCGGGTCACAAGTCCATCCCGCTGTACACCGGCAGCCTGGAGGCCTTCCGTTTTGCCTACGATGTGGTCTACACCAACGTCCAGGCCGCCGGTGCCTACCGGGGCTACGGCGCCACCCAGGGCATCTTTGCAGTGGAAAGCGCCGTCAACGAGCTGGCCGGCAAGCTGGGCATCGACCCGGTGCAGCTGCGGGAGCAGAACATGGTGCGGGAAGGCATGATCATGCCCGCCTACTACAACGAACCCGCCAACGCCTGCGCCCTGGACCGCTGCATGGCCCGCTGCAAGGAGATCTTCCACTGGGACGAGAAGTTCCCCGTGCGGGATATGGGCAACGGCAAGGTGCGCGCCGCGGGCGTGGCCATGGCCATGCAGGGCTCCGGCATCTCGGGCGTGGACGTGGGTTCCGCCACCGTCAAACTCAGCGACGACGGCTCCTACAACCTGATCATCGGTGCCGCCGACATGGGCACCGGCTGCGATACCATTCTGGCCCAGATGGTGGCGGAGTGCATGGACTGCGATCTGGACAATGTGGCGGTGTTCGGCGCTGATTCCGACGCCTCCCCCTACGATTCCGGCTCCTATGCCTCCTCCACCACTTATGTCACCGGTAAGGCGGTGGAAAAGGCCTGCGAGCAGCTGAAAGGCCAGCTCTGCACCCTGGCCGCCGAAAGCCTGCACTGCGACCCCGCCGCCCTGGAGTTCACCGGCAAGGCGGTGCGCCGCTGCGACGGTACCGGGGAAATCAGCCTGGCCGATCTGGCCATCAAATCCCAGTGCTCCAACAATACGGCGGTGCAGGCCACGGCCACCCATTCCTCCCCGGTATCGCCGCCCCCCTTCATGGTGGGCATGGCTGAGATCGAGCTGGACAAGGAGACCGGCAGCGTCACGGTGCTGGACTACAAGGCCGTGGTGGACTGCGGTACCCCCATCAACCCCAACCTGGCCCGGGTGCAGACCGAGGGCGGCATCGTCCAGGGTATCGGCATGGCGCTCTTCGAGAATGTGACCTACAGCGACAAGGGGCGTATCCTGGAAAACTCCCTCATGCAGTACAAGATCCCTACCCGGCTGGATATGGGCCATCTGCAGGTGGAGTTCGAGTCCAGCTATGAGCCCACCGGCCCCTTCGGCGCCAAGTCCATCGGCGAGATCGTCATCAACACGCCGTCGCCGGCCATCGCCCATGCCATCTACCGCGCCACCGGGCTGTGGTTCCGGGAACTGCCCATCACCCCTGAAAAGATCCTGATGGGCCTGCGGGCCAAAGCCCAATGA
- a CDS encoding (2Fe-2S)-binding protein: protein MEIQLKLNGRPVRDSIDADTLLLDFVRAHGCASVKRGCETSNCGLCTVLLDGKPVLSCSVLAARADGREVQTLEGLQAEAEEFVRFIADQGAEQCGFCNPGYVMNTIALLRENPDPTDDEIRAYLAGNLCRCSGYEGQLRGIRAFLDARNQAKEGN from the coding sequence ATGGAAATCCAACTGAAACTCAACGGCCGTCCGGTGCGGGACAGCATCGACGCCGACACCCTGCTGCTGGACTTTGTGCGCGCCCACGGCTGCGCCAGCGTCAAGCGCGGCTGCGAAACCTCCAACTGCGGCCTGTGCACCGTGCTGCTGGACGGCAAGCCGGTGCTGTCCTGCTCGGTGCTGGCCGCCCGGGCGGACGGCCGCGAGGTCCAGACCCTGGAGGGACTGCAGGCCGAGGCGGAGGAATTTGTCCGCTTCATTGCCGACCAGGGTGCCGAGCAGTGCGGCTTCTGCAATCCCGGCTATGTGATGAACACCATCGCTCTGCTGCGGGAAAATCCCGACCCCACCGACGACGAGATCCGCGCCTATCTCGCGGGCAATCTCTGCCGCTGTTCGGGGTACGAGGGACAGCTGCGGGGCATCCGGGCATTTTTGGATGCCCGCAACCAGGCAAAGGAGGGAAACTGA
- a CDS encoding FAD binding domain-containing protein, producing the protein MLTIKRYVRAQSLDEAYTLCQKRANVVLGGMLWLKTQNRTVDTAIDLSDLGLDTIEETPDAYRIGAMVPLRALEQHPGLNELTRGAMARSVQPIVGVQFRNLVTVGGSLYGRFGFSDLLTLFLVLDAVVELHHGGAVPLAEYAARPYERDILTHIVVPKQAGAVAYQAQRNISTDFPVLTCAVAVRADGVRCAIGARPMKARLYTGDPALLAEGITPESAAAFGESIAAEATFGSNLRAGADYRRAVCGVLVRRALLACKEEA; encoded by the coding sequence TTGCTGACGATCAAGCGATATGTCCGCGCCCAAAGCCTGGACGAAGCCTATACCCTGTGCCAGAAGCGGGCCAACGTGGTGCTGGGCGGCATGCTCTGGCTCAAGACCCAGAACCGCACCGTGGACACCGCCATCGACCTGAGTGACCTGGGCCTGGATACCATCGAGGAAACCCCCGATGCCTACCGCATCGGGGCGATGGTGCCGCTGCGTGCCCTGGAACAGCACCCGGGGCTCAACGAACTGACCCGGGGCGCCATGGCCCGGAGCGTACAGCCCATCGTGGGTGTGCAGTTCCGCAACCTGGTCACGGTGGGGGGGAGCCTCTACGGCCGGTTCGGCTTCTCCGACCTGCTGACGCTGTTTCTGGTGCTGGATGCCGTGGTGGAATTGCACCACGGCGGGGCGGTGCCGCTGGCGGAGTACGCCGCCCGTCCCTATGAGCGGGACATCCTGACCCACATCGTGGTGCCCAAACAGGCGGGGGCGGTGGCCTATCAGGCCCAGCGCAACATCTCCACCGATTTTCCGGTGCTGACCTGCGCCGTGGCGGTGCGGGCGGACGGTGTGCGCTGTGCCATCGGCGCCCGTCCCATGAAGGCCCGGCTCTACACCGGCGACCCCGCCCTGCTGGCGGAGGGCATCACGCCGGAATCTGCCGCCGCCTTCGGAGAAAGCATCGCCGCCGAGGCAACCTTCGGCAGCAATCTGCGCGCCGGGGCAGACTACCGCCGTGCCGTCTGCGGCGTGCTGGTACGCCGGGCCCTGCTGGCCTGCAAGGAGGAAGCATGA
- a CDS encoding uracil-xanthine permease family protein gives MKEEIQNKASQGYVTPYEFKGKLPWRQAVPLGLQHVLAMFVGNLTPILIITSACAAGGGAEEFAQIQVALLQNAMLVAGIVTLVQLFSVGPIGGQVPIIMGTSSGFIGVFQSVNTIMGGGILSYGAIMGASIVGGLFETVLGAFLKPLRRFFPAVVTGTVVMSIGLSLISVGVGSFGGGTSAKDYGSLENLLIALVVMVIILIFKHGTKGLASSSCILIGIVCGYIICAILPLFLSTTGVTADGVEYTKAWVLNWDKVAQASWFAVPQLMPVKPVFDLRAILPVGVMFIVTAVETVGDISGVTEGGMGREATDKELSGGIICDGLGSTFAAFFGVLPNTSFSQNVGLVTMTKIVNRTALAFGAVFLVLCGLLPKLAALVSIMPQSVLGGAAVIMFSSIVMSGIQLITSEKLTPRNMTIVSVALGLGYGMGSNTAVLAGLPQLVQLVFGGSGIVPAAFVAILLNVLMPKDEPVPAVESAEK, from the coding sequence ATGAAAGAGGAGATCCAAAATAAGGCGTCCCAGGGCTATGTGACGCCGTACGAATTCAAGGGCAAACTGCCCTGGCGTCAGGCGGTGCCTCTGGGCCTGCAGCACGTGCTGGCCATGTTCGTGGGCAACCTGACCCCCATCCTGATCATCACCAGCGCCTGCGCGGCCGGCGGCGGAGCGGAGGAATTCGCCCAGATCCAGGTGGCGCTGCTCCAGAACGCCATGCTGGTGGCTGGTATCGTCACGCTGGTCCAGCTGTTCTCGGTGGGCCCCATCGGCGGCCAGGTGCCCATCATCATGGGTACCAGCTCCGGCTTTATCGGTGTTTTCCAGAGCGTCAACACCATTATGGGCGGCGGCATCCTGAGCTACGGCGCCATCATGGGCGCCTCCATTGTGGGCGGCCTGTTTGAGACGGTGCTGGGCGCCTTCCTCAAACCCCTGCGCCGCTTCTTCCCGGCGGTGGTCACCGGCACGGTGGTTATGTCCATCGGTCTGTCCCTCATCAGCGTGGGCGTGGGCTCCTTCGGCGGCGGTACCTCCGCCAAGGACTACGGCTCCCTGGAAAACCTGCTCATCGCCCTGGTGGTCATGGTCATCATCCTGATCTTCAAGCACGGCACCAAGGGCCTGGCCAGTTCCTCCTGCATCCTCATCGGCATCGTCTGTGGCTACATCATCTGCGCCATCCTGCCGCTTTTCCTCTCCACCACCGGCGTCACCGCCGACGGCGTGGAGTACACCAAGGCCTGGGTCCTCAACTGGGACAAGGTGGCCCAGGCTTCCTGGTTCGCCGTGCCGCAGCTCATGCCTGTCAAGCCGGTGTTTGACCTGCGGGCCATCCTGCCGGTAGGCGTCATGTTCATCGTCACCGCCGTGGAGACGGTGGGCGACATCTCCGGCGTTACCGAGGGCGGCATGGGCCGCGAAGCCACCGACAAGGAACTGTCCGGCGGCATCATCTGCGACGGTCTGGGCTCCACCTTCGCCGCCTTCTTCGGCGTGCTGCCCAACACCAGCTTCAGCCAGAACGTGGGTCTGGTCACCATGACCAAGATCGTCAACCGTACCGCGCTGGCCTTCGGTGCCGTCTTCCTGGTGCTCTGCGGCCTGCTGCCCAAGCTGGCAGCCCTGGTCTCCATCATGCCCCAGAGCGTCCTGGGCGGTGCGGCGGTCATCATGTTCTCCTCCATCGTCATGAGCGGTATCCAGCTCATCACCAGCGAAAAGCTCACCCCCCGCAACATGACCATCGTCTCGGTGGCCCTGGGCCTGGGATACGGCATGGGCTCCAACACCGCCGTGCTGGCGGGTCTGCCCCAGCTGGTCCAGCTGGTCTTCGGCGGTTCCGGCATCGTGCCCGCCGCCTTTGTGGCCATCCTGCTCAACGTACTCATGCCCAAGGACGAACCCGTCCCCGCGGTGGAGAGCGCCGAAAAGTAA
- a CDS encoding LysR family transcriptional regulator, which translates to MPRSAVFVITGAPCTGKSTLAAWLCRRLPQPVGGLRTLCTGRCTAGALFSLQDLGSGRLTPCTRQEEDRVFPLYRVWEETGAALLRQALQSGTGTILVDEALPPWPQCPAWNAALKAVLQSGRPVVLTVGKEGLAAVQALCGEKTVHWLDLDAQSSDALRAAWGKILPVPLHAGVSVRLFREEKCFGTGPMELLELVGRTGSLHRAAAAMGMAYSKAWRMLGKLERQWGFAMLERRPGGTGGGGSLLTPRAWELLRRYRALRWETEQAARTSFSRWFGDFPDGQEEK; encoded by the coding sequence ATGCCGCGGTCCGCTGTCTTTGTCATCACCGGTGCGCCCTGCACCGGCAAATCCACCCTGGCTGCCTGGCTCTGCCGCCGTCTGCCCCAGCCGGTGGGAGGGCTGCGCACCCTCTGCACCGGGCGGTGCACGGCGGGGGCGCTCTTCTCGCTGCAGGACCTGGGCAGCGGCCGCCTTACCCCCTGCACCCGGCAGGAAGAGGACAGGGTCTTTCCTTTATATAGAGTATGGGAGGAGACCGGGGCCGCCCTGCTGCGTCAGGCCCTGCAAAGCGGTACGGGGACCATCCTGGTGGACGAAGCCCTGCCGCCCTGGCCCCAATGTCCGGCCTGGAACGCAGCCCTCAAAGCCGTGCTGCAGAGCGGCCGCCCGGTGGTGTTGACGGTGGGGAAGGAAGGCCTTGCTGCGGTACAGGCGCTGTGCGGCGAAAAAACGGTGCACTGGCTGGACCTGGATGCGCAATCCTCCGATGCCTTGCGCGCGGCCTGGGGAAAGATTCTGCCGGTGCCACTGCACGCCGGGGTCAGTGTGCGGCTCTTCCGGGAGGAAAAATGCTTCGGCACCGGGCCGATGGAACTGCTGGAACTGGTGGGGCGCACCGGGTCGCTGCACCGGGCGGCCGCCGCCATGGGAATGGCCTATTCCAAGGCCTGGCGGATGCTGGGGAAACTGGAACGGCAGTGGGGCTTTGCCATGCTGGAACGCCGCCCCGGCGGCACCGGCGGGGGCGGCTCACTGCTGACGCCCCGGGCGTGGGAGCTGCTGCGCCGCTATCGCGCCCTGCGGTGGGAGACCGAACAGGCCGCCCGGACGTCCTTTTCCCGCTGGTTCGGGGATTTCCCCGACGGGCAGGAGGAGAAATAG
- a CDS encoding alanine/glycine:cation symporter family protein has translation MDAIVNFINVTNQWVWAWPTMLLLLGTHLFMTVRTRGIQRKLATAIRLSVTRDPDAEGEVSQFATLTTALASTIGTGNIIGVGTSIALGGPGAVFWCWITGIFGIATKYAESLIAVKYRVKTEDGRMQGGAMYALERGLHLKWLGVLFALFGTLASFGIGCATQVNAIATVCEANLGIPPWVVGLVVALLTALVIFGGIQTIANVCEKLVPFMAAFYILGCLGILVYNHDYLWAAVTTILRLAFTPGAAAGGLTGGGIMLAMRYGIARGLFSNESGMGSAPIVAAAAQTRNPVRQALVSSSGTFWDTVVVCLMTGLVLVSSIMKNPAIDMGAISDGGILTTLAFDQIPLLGPVILVVGIISFAFSTVLGWSYYGERCLEYLVGSKGQVFYRIVYVAVAAISPVVALNLVWTVADTLNALMAIPNLIAVLLLSGVVARETRLYINDLDKRCDDPVPVVKR, from the coding sequence ATGGACGCCATCGTCAACTTCATCAATGTGACCAACCAGTGGGTCTGGGCCTGGCCCACCATGCTGCTGTTGCTGGGTACCCACCTGTTCATGACCGTGCGCACCCGCGGGATCCAGCGCAAACTGGCCACCGCCATCCGCCTTTCGGTCACCCGGGACCCCGACGCCGAGGGTGAAGTCTCCCAGTTTGCCACCCTGACCACCGCGCTGGCGTCCACCATCGGCACCGGCAACATCATCGGCGTGGGCACCTCCATCGCCCTGGGCGGGCCGGGGGCGGTCTTCTGGTGCTGGATCACCGGCATCTTCGGCATCGCCACCAAATACGCCGAGTCCCTCATCGCCGTGAAGTACCGCGTCAAGACCGAGGACGGCCGGATGCAGGGTGGCGCCATGTATGCCCTGGAGCGGGGGCTCCACCTGAAATGGCTGGGCGTCTTGTTTGCCCTGTTCGGCACCCTGGCCTCCTTCGGCATCGGCTGCGCCACCCAGGTGAACGCCATCGCCACCGTCTGTGAGGCCAACCTGGGCATCCCTCCCTGGGTGGTGGGACTGGTGGTGGCCCTGCTGACAGCGCTGGTCATCTTCGGCGGCATCCAGACCATCGCCAACGTCTGTGAAAAGCTGGTGCCCTTCATGGCGGCCTTCTACATTCTGGGCTGCCTGGGCATCCTGGTCTACAACCACGATTACCTCTGGGCTGCAGTCACCACCATCCTGCGGCTGGCCTTCACCCCCGGCGCCGCGGCCGGCGGCCTGACCGGCGGCGGCATCATGCTGGCCATGCGCTACGGCATCGCCCGGGGCCTCTTTTCCAACGAATCCGGCATGGGCTCCGCCCCCATCGTGGCGGCGGCCGCCCAGACCCGCAACCCTGTGCGCCAGGCACTGGTCTCCTCCAGCGGCACCTTCTGGGATACCGTGGTAGTCTGCCTGATGACCGGCCTGGTGCTGGTGTCCAGCATCATGAAAAATCCCGCCATCGACATGGGTGCCATCTCGGACGGCGGCATCCTCACCACCCTGGCTTTCGACCAGATCCCGCTGCTGGGCCCGGTCATCCTGGTGGTGGGCATCATCTCCTTCGCCTTCTCCACCGTGCTGGGCTGGTCCTACTACGGCGAGCGCTGCCTGGAATACCTGGTGGGCAGCAAAGGCCAGGTCTTCTACCGCATCGTCTATGTGGCGGTGGCGGCCATCTCCCCTGTGGTGGCTCTGAACCTGGTCTGGACCGTGGCCGACACCCTCAACGCCCTGATGGCCATTCCCAACCTCATCGCCGTGCTGCTACTCTCCGGTGTGGTGGCGCGGGAGACCCGTCTTTATATCAACGATCTGGACAAACGCTGCGACGACCCCGTTCCGGTGGTCAAACGCTGA
- a CDS encoding TrkH family potassium uptake protein yields the protein MAGFRPPRLTTFQTIILLFAAVILGGSLLLMLPFSTRSGTVTPFNQALFTATSAVCVTGLVVQDTATHWSWFGQAVIMVLIQIGGMGVITVAAFFSLLSGRRISLMQRGTMQEAIAAPKVGGIVRLTGFIIKASLFIEALGALCMLPVFFRDYGLRGIWMAVFHSVSAFCNAGFDLLGTPEAKFASLTGYRANPVINLTIMALIVVGGIGFLTWDDIRANKLRLHRYRMQSKVILTTTAVLIVLPALWFFFGEFSDLPAGERLLASLFQSVTPRTAGFNTADLTALSGVGQGLTILLMLIGGSPGSTAGGMKTTTLAVLFANAIAVFRRQSEPHFFGRRIDGKVVSSAATIGMLYLTLFLSGGFVISAVEGLPLSACLFETASAVGTVGLSLGLTPTLGLLSQGILIALMFIGRVGGLTLIYAALSGFSKAGSRLPQERITVG from the coding sequence ATGGCAGGGTTCCGCCCGCCGCGGCTGACTACCTTTCAAACCATCATTCTTCTCTTTGCCGCCGTCATTCTCGGCGGCAGTCTGCTGCTGATGCTGCCTTTTTCGACCCGCAGCGGCACCGTCACCCCCTTCAACCAGGCGCTCTTCACCGCCACCTCCGCCGTCTGCGTCACCGGTCTGGTGGTGCAGGACACCGCCACCCACTGGTCCTGGTTCGGCCAGGCCGTCATCATGGTCCTGATCCAGATCGGCGGCATGGGTGTCATCACAGTGGCCGCCTTTTTTTCGCTGCTGTCGGGGCGCAGGATCTCCCTCATGCAGCGGGGCACCATGCAGGAGGCCATCGCCGCCCCCAAGGTGGGCGGCATCGTCCGGCTGACCGGCTTCATCATCAAGGCCTCCCTCTTCATCGAGGCGCTGGGCGCCCTCTGCATGCTGCCGGTGTTTTTCCGGGACTACGGCCTGCGCGGCATCTGGATGGCGGTCTTTCACTCGGTATCGGCGTTCTGCAACGCCGGCTTTGACCTGCTGGGCACACCGGAAGCCAAGTTTGCCTCCCTGACCGGCTACCGGGCCAACCCCGTCATCAACCTGACCATCATGGCCCTCATCGTGGTGGGCGGCATCGGCTTCCTGACCTGGGACGACATCCGCGCCAACAAGCTGCGCCTCCACCGCTACCGCATGCAGAGCAAGGTCATCCTGACCACCACGGCGGTGCTCATCGTGCTGCCCGCCCTCTGGTTCTTCTTCGGGGAATTTTCCGATCTGCCCGCCGGGGAGCGGTTGCTGGCGTCCCTCTTCCAGTCGGTGACGCCCCGCACCGCCGGCTTCAACACTGCTGACCTGACCGCCCTGTCCGGCGTGGGCCAGGGGCTGACCATCCTGCTCATGCTCATCGGCGGCTCGCCGGGTTCCACCGCCGGCGGTATGAAGACCACCACCCTGGCCGTCCTCTTCGCCAATGCCATTGCGGTATTCCGCCGCCAGTCCGAGCCCCACTTCTTCGGCCGCCGCATCGACGGCAAGGTGGTCAGCAGCGCCGCCACCATCGGCATGCTGTACCTGACCCTCTTCCTGAGCGGCGGGTTCGTCATCAGCGCGGTGGAGGGTCTGCCCCTGTCCGCCTGTCTTTTTGAGACCGCCTCCGCGGTGGGTACCGTGGGCCTTTCCCTGGGCCTGACCCCCACCCTGGGGCTTCTCTCCCAGGGCATCCTCATCGCCCTCATGTTCATCGGCCGCGTGGGCGGCCTGACCCTGATCTACGCAGCGCTCTCCGGTTTCTCCAAGGCCGGCAGCCGCCTGCCCCAGGAACGCATCACCGTCGGCTGA
- a CDS encoding potassium channel family protein, protein MKSFLLIGLGRFGRHIAMQLNAQGHQIMAVDSNEDRVNDVLDIVTNAQIGDSTNAEFLKALGVRNFDVCIVAISGDFQSSLETTSLLKELGAQLVVSRAERDVQAKFLLRNGADEVLYPEKQLAKWAAVRYGSSHLVDYVELDANNAIMEVPTPENWVGQTVGDLDIRKKYGINLLGIKKNGSVSVNIASGTVLPADGHLLVLGEYRSIKRCFHL, encoded by the coding sequence ATGAAATCATTCTTGCTCATCGGCCTGGGCCGCTTCGGCCGGCACATCGCCATGCAGCTCAACGCCCAGGGCCACCAGATCATGGCCGTGGATTCCAACGAGGACCGGGTCAATGACGTGCTGGACATCGTCACCAACGCTCAGATCGGCGACAGCACCAACGCCGAATTCCTGAAAGCCCTGGGTGTGCGCAACTTCGACGTCTGCATTGTAGCCATCAGCGGGGATTTCCAGAGTTCGCTGGAGACCACCTCCCTGCTCAAGGAACTGGGCGCCCAGCTGGTCGTTTCCCGCGCCGAGCGGGACGTGCAGGCCAAGTTCCTGCTGCGCAACGGCGCCGACGAGGTGCTCTACCCCGAAAAGCAGCTGGCCAAGTGGGCGGCGGTGCGTTACGGGTCCAGTCATCTGGTGGACTACGTGGAGCTGGACGCCAACAACGCCATCATGGAGGTGCCCACCCCCGAAAACTGGGTGGGCCAGACGGTGGGCGACCTGGACATCCGCAAGAAATACGGCATCAACCTGCTGGGCATCAAGAAAAACGGTTCCGTTTCGGTAAACATTGCCTCCGGCACCGTACTGCCGGCCGACGGCCATCTGCTGGTGCTGGGGGAATACCGGTCCATCAAACGCTGTTTCCACCTGTAA